Within the Anguilla rostrata isolate EN2019 chromosome 6, ASM1855537v3, whole genome shotgun sequence genome, the region AAACAAGACACAAGGAAAAGCTCAAACGGTCCTCGGGCAACACCGTGCCTAACCATGGCACTGTGGCCTCTgaccagagagggagggaggattcTCACTCCCAACATCACCCCCCTCTGGCCATTCTAGGTATAGCAGTCTGCTGTTTAAATGACCCAGCTTTGTGTTCTGTCCTGAAACGGTCAGCGTTGTTCAGTCAAATTCCAATCATTCACTGTtgaattatttcagtattttgtatCTGGTCTTAAGGAACATTAATCTGGTTATTATTTTCCAGCTTTTATGCAGATTTTGGTCCTCTAAACCTGGCGATGATGTACAGGTACTGCTGTAAACTCAACAAAAAGCTGAAAGTAAGTTGGGTGTCTGACAGGAaacctttttcttatttttattgcttttgatACTGTTTAATTTCCTTATTCATATAActcattatataaataatacatatgaATTTATtgattgcttttttccccacatagtttataaaaatgtttttaaaatgctaattgcAGTGTTGCCCACACGTTGAAAAGACCTTCAGTTCGTTTTGTTGCTCTGTGGAGGAAAACCTTATCGCTGTTTCCTCAGTAGATTCAGTCGGGTGCAGCGAATTCCATATATGTTGAAttaaacacactcaacactgaaaGCAAGGATACATTAAAATCACAAGCGGTTTATAATACAGAGTATGCAGGAGCACAAAGACAGCATGTGCAGACGGACAGGGGATCCCCAGCATACCACAATGATCTCAACATAACAAAGAAACTGCAAGATAGGGAATCTTATCTTTTATGTTCTGCACTTGGTTGCATACCACCCGCATTTCTCCTACAGAAAACATTCCCCCGAAGTGACACACTTCCTTGGCATTTCAGTTTGCTAGCAAAACTAAGATAAGACCAACTATTTCACAGCATGAGAAGAGAAAGACTAGTGGGAAAGGGGGCCCAGCCCGTTTATGGAACCGTCCTGAATGGTAACGGAAGTGCATGGAGTGTCTCAAAGCACATGTCATTATCTCATGCTTGAGATTTTTCCTATTTTAACAAAGAACATGTTCTCTTCTCACGGATGTGGGAGTTAGTCATTACACAtgaaaactgttaaaataacacatttccaaTCACTTATGTGTTAGAGTATATGATGTAAAACAATGATTAAGCATCATATTCTTCCACAGCTCCCAAAAAAGCAGACGCACACAGagactgtttaaaatgtttactaGCATCTAAACCATTGAAACATTTCTAGTGAGTCTTTGAGTCAGGTTGGGAGTACACTTCATATGTGAATGGAGTGGGAGGACTGGAAGACTTCCAATCGAATCTTGCCATCTAGACTCAACACTGACATGCTGAACCCTTCCTTTTTGGCTGACACTACAGAGAATTATGGGTCACTGTCAGCACTACCCAGTGTTCTATCAGGGCAAGACCCACAGCAGCCCTGAACAATGGAACTTTGCTCGTTGGCAGGGGGATGGCGGTATCCATGGTTACACATAGAGCCTTCGCACGGAACATCATCTTCAGTCCACCCTGTAGGTCTGAACTGGTTCACAGCCTTCAGGTCCTCTCCATCCACTCTCTGAGCTGCTTgctcctggtcagggtcacggcgaagggggctggagcctatcccagcatgcattgggcaagaggcaggaatacaccctggagtGGCCACCAATCCTTCGCAGGGCCCAAacaccgttcactcacacactcatacctatgggcaatttagagtccccAAGtagcttaacctgcatgtctttggactgtgggaggaaacccacgcgaacacggggagaacatgcaaactccagacAGAATGGCCTAGCCGGGAATTGAGCTCAGTACCTTCACACTGTGAGGCGACAGCACTACTCATTATTAATcttaataattattgttatgcTACATAAATATGGCAGCCTCTGTTGGCGGGTCCAGTGGGCTCACAGGTGCATCAGAAATGAGAACTGAAGGCGTTTCTGGATTCATGTCCCCAAAAGAGGAAGCGTAACGACTCCGTGGATCTTATCAGCGCCAGTGTTCCACGTTCTTTATGTAGTTCATTCATTTAAtcctttttttggctggaccgcaacagcggggccagccctacaaacgcgaatgtctgtgactgactgagtgagtgatgaagtcacaccattggtcggccggatcacgtgtgttaggtccagccatatactaggttttaacctggtcttgttctcCTGATGATTGAACCCTTGTGGTACTCTTCTGGCCTGGTGATGGACGGTTTTGTCCCTTTCGTCGGCTGCAGTCGGTTTCCTTGTCCAAAAAGAGGATTGTCCACTACACCAGCTTCAGTCCACACAAGAGGTCTAACGCTGCTGTCTTGATTGGCGCCTACTCTGTGagtacatttcatttctcatcTTGTCCATTTCTCCTTTcacctttctctgtctctctccttttcccctctctttccttctctgtctctggagTGAGTGGGGTAAGAGCGGACAGACGTACCTGTACATTCGCCTCTCTTTCTGTTGCAGGTTATCTACCTGAAGAAGACCCCGGAGGAGGCTTACAGAGCCCTTTCATCAGGGTCAGGTGCATCCTACCTGCCTTTCAGGTGAGATCTGTAACACGTTCAATAAACAACCAAGATTGATGCTGAGTTTTGTGAGAGGTCTAAACCAAACTGAAGTCATCAGTTATAAATAAATTGTCCTGGGTATGCAGACACAAATGACCTGAACTTTACTACACTGGAAATGCAGAGAtgtgagggtatgtgtgtgtgcgtacagtatGTTAAGAATCAGAGGAGCAGTTTCTGCTGATTAAaatacatctctctctcgctccttcactctttcccccctctatccttctctctctccccttccctctctctctctctgtctctcttccattccccctctctctctctctctctctctctctctctctccctctctctctctctctctctgtctctctctccccttccccctctctccctcccttccctctctctcagggacGCGTCTGTGGGAAACAGCACTCACAGCCTGACGGTCCTGCACTGCTTGCAGGGAGTCTGTAAGGTGAGAGACACAGCGGGTCTGTGTCTGAAGAGCAGTCACCTGCGTGTCCGTGTGCACCtgtctttcacagacacagctggAGGTCCTGCGTGTCCGTGTGCACCtgtctttcacagacacagctggAGGTCCTGCGTGTCCGTGTGCACCtgtctttcacagacacagctggAGGTCCTGCGTGTCCGTGTGCACCtgtctttcacagacacagctggAGGTCCTGCGTGTCCGTGTGCACCtgtctttcacagacacagctggAGGTCCTGCGTGTCCGTGTGCATCTGactttcacagacacagctggAGGTCCTGCGTGTCCGTGTGCACCtgtctttcacagacacagctggAGGTCCTGCGTGTCCGTGTGCACCtgtctttcacagacacagctggAGGTCCTGCGTGTCCGTGTGCACCtgtctttcacagacacagctggAGGTCCTGCGGGTCCGTGTGCATCtgtctttcacagacacagctggAGGTCCTGCGTGTCCGTGTGCACCtgtctttcacagacacagctggAGGTCCTGAGTGAAAGAGCCAGGTGTTGGGCTTTCACAGTCTGCAGCTCACTGACTGGATTTGGGCAGACCGTACAGcaaaccccccctctccccccccagccagccCTGTCTGTCAGCCGGGGGAGGAACAGGGGAAAGAGGGGAAActgactgagcatgtgcagaaaaGACCAAAGAAGCCTCCACATCAAAGACAGAACCCTGTACATAGAACGCATaatgtacacacagaacacagaactctatacacagaacacagaactcTATGCATAGAACACAGAATTCTATACATAGAACACATAACTTTATGCATAGAAAACAGAACTCtctatacagagagagagaaaagagagaccAGGCTgttgagagaaggagagagagagaccgcccTCATTAAAAACATGTCCCCTCTTCCAGGCCCTGCAGTACGGACTCTTTGACTTTGGGACGTTTGACGTGAATGAGTACGAACACTACGAGGTGAGTGCAGATTTGCAAACCAGTCTTCCAGAAAGTTCTGCTGGGGTCCGATGATGGAACCGGGAACCTGTTAACTGTTCCGTAggttaattgtgtttgtttaacCATTGAACTCTCCAAAACCGAAATGTGGCAGTTTGAAATGAATCGTGAGTCAGACGATGACAGTTTGAATGCAGGCCTTAGTTTAGCGGTTGGGTTCAAATGGCGCTAAAGGCTGTGAATGTGGCTAGTGATCTCACGccagacacagcagcacagctcacccccttctcctccttttctctctctctctctctctctctctctgtctctctttctctcccctgcgCCCTCCCTCCATCAGCGCGTGGAGAACGGGGATTTCAACTGGATCGTCCCCCGGAAGCTTCTGGCCTTCAGCGGGCCCCACTCCAAAAGCAAAATAGAGAacggtaagggggggggggggggcggcgcttATCCAAACAGAGCAGGAcattcagacctgggtcaactATACAACTGAACTTACTGTAACTCTTTACATGGGAGCAAAGTTTAAAAAGACACTCCTGCAGATTGATTTACTCAAATACACTGCCAACaagaatgtataaaaaaaatatacgaGAAGCACTTTGTTCTGATTATCTgtgaaaatacatacatatgttaAATTGTCAGTTAATCTGCATTGATcaaccctgccccaccctgttccctcccatcccccgccccgccccaccccgctccGCCCTGTTCCCTccatcccccgccccgccccaccccgctccGCCCTGTTCCCTCccatcccccgccccgcccaggcTACCCCCTGCACTCCCCAGAGGCCTACTTCCCGTACTTCCGCCAGCGCGGCGTGACCGCCGTCGTGCGCCTGAACAAGAAGACGTACGATGGCAGGCGGTTCGCGGACGGCGGCTTCCGCCACTTCGACCTGTACTTCGAGGACGGCGGCACGCCCAGCGACCTCGTCACCCGCCGCTTCCTGCACGTGTGCGAGACCGCGGCCGGCGCCGTGGCCGTGCACTGCAAAGGTCAGACaccgccaccagggggcagtctCCCGGCGCTGAGTTCAGTTCGGCCGTGGGAAGCTTTAGAGATGGGACGTCCAGACTCCAGTGTTGCAGGGCGGGAGCGTCCACTGATTTTTGGCGcgtttcagtgctttttttaaaacgagAAGAGCAGACAGCCTTCTCTCCTTTGTGTGTGGTCAGTAtgttcagagagggagaggcagagagggtaacagcaTGTACTTGTACACTCGTCTCTGGCCAGCGTGCCTCCAGCGTTTGATTTAATCACTTGTCTGGTTAAACGGTCCCCACGGGACGCGGGATCCTCCAGGAGATTCAGGTCGCTGCTCTAGGGGGACACGTGTGGGGTGGCAGGGCATTATAAACTGGAATGAACAGGAACAGAGATAAGAaatctccccctcacccctttatcttcctcctcctccgccctcgCTTCCTTCCtttcccgcccccgcccccggctccgcccactcccCTGCAGCGGGCCTGGGGCGCACGggcactctgattggctgctatCTGATGAAGCACTACCGCTTCACAGCGGCGGAGGCCATCGCCTGGGTGCGCATCTGCAGGCCCGGCTCCATCATCGGACCCCAGCAGAACTTTCTGGAAGAGTGAGTAGTGAGAGtaatggacggagtgtagcacaggggtaaggaactgggcttgtaaccgaaaggtcgcaggttcgattcccgggtaggacactgccgttgtacccttgagcaaggtacttaacctgcattgcttcagtatatatgcttcagtatatatccagctgtataaatggatataaaaagttgtgtaagtctgctaaatgcctgtaatgtaatgtaatgtaatgagtcacACCCACCCGGCTCAGTTCACAGAATAAGCTGCTGCCCCCTCTCCAGGAGAGAAGGGGTAAAGCAGTGTTTATGTTGCCCCCTCTCCAGCTGGTAAGGGGTAAaggagtgtttgtgtggagCTGTACAGGACCACAGAGCACAGACGCTTCTgcaattttttgaaaataagttTTTCCTTATGTCCTGGTGTTTTGTGCATTCTGCAAGGAAAtgcaactctctctctccctctctctctctgtctccctccctctctccctctctccctgtaggAAGCAGGCGTGGCTGTGGGCCCAGGGGGAGGTCCATCGCTCCAGACTGAAGCAGCTGGCGGAGATGGGCTTTTCCCGCCTCATATCCGGGGTGGGGGAGCTGTCACTCAGCCCCACCCTGCACCAGTACTCTGGCTTAGGCCACGCCCAGGAGGTGAGACCTCAGCCTCGGAGCCAATCAGGAAGCATCGCTTAATGCAGTCAGCATCAGATCCAATCAGGAAGCACCCCTTAACGCAGTCAGCATCAGAGACAATCAGGAAGCATCGCTTAATGCAGTCAGCAtcagagccaatcaggaagCATCGCTTAATGCAGTCAAcatcagagccaatcagcaagCACCCCTTAACGCAGTCAGCAtcagagccaatcaggaagCATCGCTTAATGCAGTCAAcatcagagccaatcagcaagCACCCCTTAACGCAGTCAGCAtcagagccaatcaggaagCAGCCCTtaatgctgtctctctctcgcctcctACAGGGCAGATGTGGTCATGACAGCGTGTTTCAAACTCAGGGAGACAAACTCTGTTCTCGAAAGAGCATCAGACAGACCAGGTCATCCCCTGCAGTAGCCTTCAGGTACAGGTacttacactacagtacaggtgtgcaggtacTGCTTGTATGCATCAGTGTAGCATTGCTGTTACGTTTTTGTAATGTTGCTGTTGGTCTGTCTTTGTCAGGCTGGATGATGTGAAAATGCGAACCAGGTCCCAGAGTTTCAACAGGTATTTACCTgaacttctgtgtgtgtgtatgtgtgtgtggttatggtgtgtgtgtgtgtgtgtgtatggtgtgcatgtatgtgtgtgtacctgtgtgtgtgcgggcgtgcgtgtgtgtgtgtgcgcgggtgtttgtgtgtgtgtgtgtgcaggcgtttgtgtgtgtgtgtgtgtgtgtgtgcagatgtttgtttgtgtgtgtgcgtgtgcaggcgtttgtgtgtgtgtgcgtgtgcagatgtttgtttgtgtgtgtgcgtgtgcaggcgtttgtgtgtgtgtaggtatggtTGCTCTCTGGACCATGGTTGCCGTGTGTTGCAGTGTCTAAGCCCTGTTGCCACAAGCAACGGTCCTTAAGCCAGGTTGCCATGCACTGTGGCCTGTGAGCAGGTTTCTCCTGTTCCACTCTGGACTGTGAGCAGGGTTCTCCTGTTCCACTCTGGCCTGTGAGCAGGGTTCTCCTGTTCCACTCTGGCCTGTGAGCAGGGCTCTCCTGTTCCACTCTGGCCTGTGAGCAGGGTTCTCCTGTTCCACTCTGGCCTGTGAGCAGGGTTCTCCTGTTCTCCTGTGGCCTGTGAGCAGGGTTCTCCTGTTCTACTCTGGCCTGTGAGCAGGGTTCTCCTGTTCTCCTGTGGTCTGTGAGCAGGCTTCTCCTGTTCCACTGTGGCCTGTGAGCAGGGCTCTCCTGTGGCCTGTGAGCAGGGTTCTCCTGTTCTCCTGTGGCCCGTGAGCAGGGTTCTCCTGTGGCTTGTGAGCAGGGCTCTCCTGTTCCAGTCTGGCCCGTGAGCAGGGTTCTCCTGTTCCACTCTGGCCTGTGAGCAGGGTTCTCCTGTTCCACTCTGGCCTGTGAGCAGGGTTCTCCTGTTCCACTCTGGCCTGTGAGCAGGTCTCTGTCACTGCCTGTGAGCAGGGTTCTCCTGTTCCACTCTGGCCTGTGAGCAGGGTTCTCCTGTTCCACTCTAGCCTGTGAGAAGGGTTCTCCTGTTCCACTCTGGCCCGTGAGCAGGGCTCTGTTCCGCTGTGGGTTCTGAATGCAGCTCTGCGGTGTTTCTGTGCCTTTTCTCCAGTCAGAAGGGGCGACTGGGGAGCTCCACCCC harbors:
- the LOC135258154 gene encoding dual specificity protein phosphatase CDC14AB-like isoform X8: MLGQGTGVQREPLKKFAPRRPPPARLQPRRPEGGAFAPPQDRGGRVSPTLGAQKAWISPITDRLYFATLRSKPKSTVNTHYFCTDDEFVYENFYADFGPLNLAMMYRYCCKLNKKLKSVSLSKKRIVHYTSFSPHKRSNAAVLIGAYSVIYLKKTPEEAYRALSSGSGASYLPFRDASVGNSTHSLTVLHCLQGVCKALQYGLFDFGTFDVNEYEHYERVENGDFNWIVPRKLLAFSGPHSKSKIENGYPLHSPEAYFPYFRQRGVTAVVRLNKKTYDGRRFADGGFRHFDLYFEDGGTPSDLVTRRFLHVCETAAGAVAVHCKAGLGRTGTLIGCYLMKHYRFTAAEAIAWVRICRPGSIIGPQQNFLEEKQAWLWAQGEVHRSRLKQLAEMGFSRLISGVGELSLSPTLHQYSGLGHAQEGRCGHDSVFQTQGDKLCSRKSIRQTRSSPAVAFRYSSLGPTAFNNRAAVLH
- the LOC135258154 gene encoding dual specificity protein phosphatase CDC14AB-like isoform X2, with translation MLGQGTGVQREPLKKFAPRRPPPARLQPRRPEGGAFAPPQDRGGRVSPTLGAQKAWISPITDRLYFATLRSKPKSTVNTHYFCTDDEFVYENFYADFGPLNLAMMYRYCCKLNKKLKSVSLSKKRIVHYTSFSPHKRSNAAVLIGAYSVIYLKKTPEEAYRALSSGSGASYLPFRDASVGNSTHSLTVLHCLQGVCKALQYGLFDFGTFDVNEYEHYERVENGDFNWIVPRKLLAFSGPHSKSKIENGYPLHSPEAYFPYFRQRGVTAVVRLNKKTYDGRRFADGGFRHFDLYFEDGGTPSDLVTRRFLHVCETAAGAVAVHCKAGLGRTGTLIGCYLMKHYRFTAAEAIAWVRICRPGSIIGPQQNFLEEKQAWLWAQGEVHRSRLKQLAEMGFSRLISGVGELSLSPTLHQYSGLGHAQEGRCGHDSVFQTQGDKLCSRKSIRQTRSSPAVAFRLDDVKMRTRSQSFNSQKGRLGSSTPPSRGSRVVPAPPSRRMTSSASTSALRSSLGPTAFNNRAAVLH
- the LOC135258154 gene encoding dual specificity protein phosphatase CDC14AB-like isoform X4, which produces MLGQGTGVQREPLKKFAPRRPPPARLQPRRPEGGAFAPPQDRGGRVSPTLGAQKAWISPITDRLYFATLRSKPKSTVNTHYFCTDDEFVYENFYADFGPLNLAMMYRYCCKLNKKLKSVSLSKKRIVHYTSFSPHKRSNAAVLIGAYSVIYLKKTPEEAYRALSSGSGASYLPFRDASVGNSTHSLTVLHCLQGVCKALQYGLFDFGTFDVNEYEHYERVENGDFNWIVPRKLLAFSGPHSKSKIENGYPLHSPEAYFPYFRQRGVTAVVRLNKKTYDGRRFADGGFRHFDLYFEDGGTPSDLVTRRFLHVCETAAGAVAVHCKAGLGRTGTLIGCYLMKHYRFTAAEAIAWVRICRPGSIIGPQQNFLEEKQAWLWAQGEVHRSRLKQLAEMGFSRLISGVGELSLSPTLHQYSGLGHAQEGRCGHDSVFQTQGDKLCSRKSIRQTRSSPAVAFSQKGRLGSSTPPSRGSRVVPAPPSRRMTSSASTSALRSSLGPTAFNNRAAVLH
- the LOC135258154 gene encoding dual specificity protein phosphatase CDC14AB-like isoform X9, coding for MLGQGTGVQREPLKKFAPRRPPPARLQPRRPEGGAFAPPQDRGGRVSPTLGAQKAWISPITDRLYFATLRSKPKSTVNTHYFCTDDEFVYENFYADFGPLNLAMMYRYCCKLNKKLKSVSLSKKRIVHYTSFSPHKRSNAAVLIGAYSVIYLKKTPEEAYRALSSGSGASYLPFRDASVGNSTHSLTVLHCLQGVCKALQYGLFDFGTFDVNEYEHYERVENGDFNWIVPRKLLAFSGPHSKSKIENGYPLHSPEAYFPYFRQRGVTAVVRLNKKTYDGRRFADGGFRHFDLYFEDGGTPSDLVTRRFLHVCETAAGAVAVHCKAGLGRTGTLIGCYLMKHYRFTAAEAIAWVRICRPGSIIGPQQNFLEEKQAWLWAQGEVHRSRLKQLAEMGFSRLISGVGELSLSPTLHQYSGLGHAQEGRCGHDSVFQTQGDKLCSRKSIRQTRSSPAVAFSSLGPTAFNNRAAVLH
- the LOC135258154 gene encoding dual specificity protein phosphatase CDC14AB-like isoform X3, translating into MLGQGTGVQREPLKKFAPRRPPPARLQPRRPEGGAFAPPQDRGGRVSPTLGAQKAWISPITDRLYFATLRSKPKSTVNTHYFCTDDEFVYENFYADFGPLNLAMMYRYCCKLNKKLKSVSLSKKRIVHYTSFSPHKRSNAAVLIGAYSVIYLKKTPEEAYRALSSGSGASYLPFRDASVGNSTHSLTVLHCLQGVCKALQYGLFDFGTFDVNEYEHYERVENGDFNWIVPRKLLAFSGPHSKSKIENGYPLHSPEAYFPYFRQRGVTAVVRLNKKTYDGRRFADGGFRHFDLYFEDGGTPSDLVTRRFLHVCETAAGAVAVHCKAGLGRTGTLIGCYLMKHYRFTAAEAIAWVRICRPGSIIGPQQNFLEEKQAWLWAQGEVHRSRLKQLAEMGFSRLISGVGELSLSPTLHQYSGLGHAQEGRCGHDSVFQTQGDKLCSRKSIRQTRSSPAVAFRYRLDDVKMRTRSQSFNSQKGRLGSSTPPSRGSRVVPAPPSRRMTSSASTSALRR
- the LOC135258154 gene encoding dual specificity protein phosphatase CDC14AB-like isoform X10, with protein sequence MMYRYCCKLNKKLKSVSLSKKRIVHYTSFSPHKRSNAAVLIGAYSVIYLKKTPEEAYRALSSGSGASYLPFRDASVGNSTHSLTVLHCLQGVCKALQYGLFDFGTFDVNEYEHYERVENGDFNWIVPRKLLAFSGPHSKSKIENGYPLHSPEAYFPYFRQRGVTAVVRLNKKTYDGRRFADGGFRHFDLYFEDGGTPSDLVTRRFLHVCETAAGAVAVHCKAGLGRTGTLIGCYLMKHYRFTAAEAIAWVRICRPGSIIGPQQNFLEEKQAWLWAQGEVHRSRLKQLAEMGFSRLISGVGELSLSPTLHQYSGLGHAQEGRCGHDSVFQTQGDKLCSRKSIRQTRSSPAVAFRYRLDDVKMRTRSQSFNSQKGRLGSSTPPSRGSRVVPAPPSRRMTSSASTSALRSSLGPTAFNNRAAVLH
- the LOC135258154 gene encoding dual specificity protein phosphatase CDC14AB-like isoform X5 — protein: MLGQGTGVQREPLKKFAPRRPPPARLQPRRPEGGAFAPPQDRGGRVSPTLGAQKAWISPITDRLYFATLRSKPKSTVNTHYFCTDDEFVYENFYADFGPLNLAMMYRYCCKLNKKLKSVSLSKKRIVHYTSFSPHKRSNAAVLIGAYSVIYLKKTPEEAYRALSSGSGASYLPFRDASVGNSTHSLTVLHCLQGVCKALQYGLFDFGTFDVNEYEHYERVENGDFNWIVPRKLLAFSGPHSKSKIENGYPLHSPEAYFPYFRQRGVTAVVRLNKKTYDGRRFADGGFRHFDLYFEDGGTPSDLVTRRFLHVCETAAGAVAVHCKAGLGRTGTLIGCYLMKHYRFTAAEAIAWVRICRPGSIIGPQQNFLEEKQAWLWAQGEVHRSRLKQLAEMGFSRLISGVGELSLSPTLHQYSGLGHAQEGRCGHDSVFQTQGDKLCSRKSIRQTRSSPAVAFRYRLDDVKMRTRSQSFNSSLGPTAFNNRAAVLH
- the LOC135258154 gene encoding dual specificity protein phosphatase CDC14AB-like isoform X6; the protein is MLGQGTGVQREPLKKFAPRRPPPARLQPRRPEGGAFAPPQDRGGRVSPTLGAQKAWISPITDRLYFATLRSKPKSTVNTHYFCTDDEFVYENFYADFGPLNLAMMYRYCCKLNKKLKSVSLSKKRIVHYTSFSPHKRSNAAVLIGAYSVIYLKKTPEEAYRALSSGSGASYLPFRDASVGNSTHSLTVLHCLQGVCKALQYGLFDFGTFDVNEYEHYERVENGDFNWIVPRKLLAFSGPHSKSKIENGYPLHSPEAYFPYFRQRGVTAVVRLNKKTYDGRRFADGGFRHFDLYFEDGGTPSDLVTRRFLHVCETAAGAVAVHCKAGLGRTGTLIGCYLMKHYRFTAAEAIAWVRICRPGSIIGPQQNFLEEKQAWLWAQGEVHRSRLKQLAEMGFSRLISGVGELSLSPTLHQYSGLGHAQEGRCGHDSVFQTQGDKLCSRKSIRQTRSSPAVAFRLDDVKMRTRSQSFNSSLGPTAFNNRAAVLH
- the LOC135258154 gene encoding dual specificity protein phosphatase CDC14AB-like isoform X1, whose translation is MLGQGTGVQREPLKKFAPRRPPPARLQPRRPEGGAFAPPQDRGGRVSPTLGAQKAWISPITDRLYFATLRSKPKSTVNTHYFCTDDEFVYENFYADFGPLNLAMMYRYCCKLNKKLKSVSLSKKRIVHYTSFSPHKRSNAAVLIGAYSVIYLKKTPEEAYRALSSGSGASYLPFRDASVGNSTHSLTVLHCLQGVCKALQYGLFDFGTFDVNEYEHYERVENGDFNWIVPRKLLAFSGPHSKSKIENGYPLHSPEAYFPYFRQRGVTAVVRLNKKTYDGRRFADGGFRHFDLYFEDGGTPSDLVTRRFLHVCETAAGAVAVHCKAGLGRTGTLIGCYLMKHYRFTAAEAIAWVRICRPGSIIGPQQNFLEEKQAWLWAQGEVHRSRLKQLAEMGFSRLISGVGELSLSPTLHQYSGLGHAQEGRCGHDSVFQTQGDKLCSRKSIRQTRSSPAVAFRYRLDDVKMRTRSQSFNSQKGRLGSSTPPSRGSRVVPAPPSRRMTSSASTSALRSSLGPTAFNNRAAVLH
- the LOC135258154 gene encoding dual specificity protein phosphatase CDC14AB-like isoform X7 → MTDTGSIESSEFIKDRLYFATLRSKPKSTVNTHYFCTDDEFVYENFYADFGPLNLAMMYRYCCKLNKKLKSVSLSKKRIVHYTSFSPHKRSNAAVLIGAYSVIYLKKTPEEAYRALSSGSGASYLPFRDASVGNSTHSLTVLHCLQGVCKALQYGLFDFGTFDVNEYEHYERVENGDFNWIVPRKLLAFSGPHSKSKIENGYPLHSPEAYFPYFRQRGVTAVVRLNKKTYDGRRFADGGFRHFDLYFEDGGTPSDLVTRRFLHVCETAAGAVAVHCKAGLGRTGTLIGCYLMKHYRFTAAEAIAWVRICRPGSIIGPQQNFLEEKQAWLWAQGEVHRSRLKQLAEMGFSRLISGVGELSLSPTLHQYSGLGHAQEGRCGHDSVFQTQGDKLCSRKSIRQTRSSPAVAFRYRLDDVKMRTRSQSFNSQKGRLGSSTPPSRGSRVVPAPPSRRMTSSASTSALRSSLGPTAFNNRAAVLH